The Paenibacillus crassostreae genome includes a window with the following:
- a CDS encoding helix-turn-helix domain-containing protein, whose amino-acid sequence MSNERIEYIQDDGQLRVFIVPVDIMDVPDLSIYEQMVYMVLRSYVNPTDPTAFPSYPTIAKRGRMSRSSAIRAVEGLVQKGLITKELRLDVSKNRKIKNTSNLYTLIMPKKLKDNKGSVSQTRGVVSHRHGGSVSQTPNHNHLKEPLLNKIDCMNTHKELDSSSESIQNELYESLNKYIPKYFYIEGIPVGLEYIDEIFLMLITQFSDHLDPEIVEIAAKRYFDRTAKIALGTPNGVEMTLEVREPVALFQICYKESIALYKAKYNHATRRP is encoded by the coding sequence ATGTCAAACGAACGGATTGAATACATACAAGATGATGGCCAGTTAAGGGTATTTATTGTTCCCGTTGATATTATGGATGTTCCCGACTTATCTATCTATGAGCAAATGGTGTACATGGTTTTAAGATCCTATGTAAATCCAACAGATCCAACAGCATTTCCTTCCTATCCGACCATAGCGAAACGGGGACGGATGAGTAGAAGCAGCGCCATCCGTGCTGTGGAGGGTTTAGTACAAAAGGGATTGATTACAAAGGAACTCCGGTTGGACGTAAGCAAGAATCGTAAGATCAAAAACACGTCCAACTTATACACATTAATCATGCCAAAGAAGCTCAAGGATAATAAGGGTAGTGTCTCACAGACACGAGGGGTAGTGTCTCACAGACACGGGGGTAGTGTCTCACAGACACCCAATCATAATCATTTAAAAGAACCATTATTAAATAAGATTGATTGTATGAACACACACAAAGAACTCGATTCCTCTTCTGAATCTATTCAAAATGAACTATATGAATCTCTGAATAAATATATCCCTAAATACTTTTATATCGAAGGAATCCCTGTTGGATTGGAATACATAGATGAGATTTTCCTCATGTTAATCACTCAATTCTCGGATCATCTCGATCCTGAGATCGTCGAAATTGCCGCTAAACGATACTTTGACCGAACCGCTAAAATTGCACTGGGGACACCAAACGGTGTTGAAATGACTCTCGAAGTGCGCGAACCAGTAGCGCTATTCCAAATATGTTATAAAGAATCCATAGCGCTATACAAAGCTAAGTACAATCACGCGACTAGACGGCCATAA
- a CDS encoding Mu transposase C-terminal domain-containing protein produces the protein MQNEYPPLTAYSEEQRQAAMVKYKIIAPYLIDEKTLTVITEETGIAKRTLQYWIQDYKQFGLKGLIRKTRSDAGKIHVESEVAVAIEQLILKYRRNSLTSIHRMVCEQCQKKGWQQPSYYQVYKVSQSLSPGLKKLAHDGEKAYENQYDLIHRREASYPNEIWQADHTPLDIIVLNEKGKPERPWLTIILDDYSRAIAGYFLTFQNPSAIHTSLVLHQAIWRKSNPDWQICGIPEIFYTDHGSDFTSNHLEQVAIDLKINLVFSAIGVPRGRGKIERFFLTVNQLFLQDLPGYLGNQTTSSLLTLKELDEKLFNFLIYNYHHRLHGTTKKEPIQSWNNSGFLPNMPESLESLDLLLLNVAKPRKVHSDGIHFQGLRYIDTNLAAYVGETVIIRYDPRDIAEIRVFYQDKYLCTAISPEISDYTVDLKEIVSARNKVRRNLKKQLDSGKTVAEEIALSKQHELGNKTNESNSKKSKLKRYFNE, from the coding sequence ATGCAAAACGAATATCCTCCATTAACAGCTTATTCAGAAGAACAACGACAAGCAGCGATGGTAAAGTATAAAATCATTGCGCCTTATCTTATCGACGAAAAAACATTAACTGTTATTACAGAGGAAACCGGAATTGCAAAAAGAACGCTACAATACTGGATTCAAGATTATAAACAATTTGGATTAAAAGGCCTAATTCGAAAAACAAGAAGTGATGCTGGCAAAATACATGTAGAATCGGAAGTAGCTGTGGCAATTGAGCAACTTATTTTGAAGTACAGAAGAAATTCGCTAACATCTATTCATCGAATGGTTTGTGAACAATGTCAGAAAAAGGGCTGGCAACAACCGAGTTATTATCAAGTGTATAAGGTATCGCAGTCCCTTTCGCCAGGCTTGAAGAAGTTAGCGCATGATGGTGAAAAAGCATACGAAAATCAATATGATTTAATTCACCGACGAGAAGCAAGCTATCCCAATGAGATTTGGCAAGCTGATCACACTCCATTAGATATTATAGTTTTAAATGAAAAAGGAAAACCAGAAAGACCTTGGCTAACAATTATTTTAGATGACTATAGTCGTGCAATTGCTGGGTATTTCCTGACTTTTCAAAATCCCTCTGCAATACATACATCATTGGTCTTACATCAAGCGATATGGAGAAAAAGTAATCCCGATTGGCAAATATGTGGTATACCTGAAATTTTTTATACAGACCATGGAAGTGACTTTACGTCCAACCATTTGGAGCAAGTAGCAATTGATTTGAAAATTAATCTAGTCTTTTCTGCAATTGGTGTTCCAAGAGGACGAGGGAAAATTGAAAGATTTTTTTTAACCGTCAATCAATTGTTTTTGCAAGATTTACCTGGGTACTTGGGAAATCAAACTACTAGTTCACTTCTTACCCTAAAGGAACTGGATGAAAAATTATTTAATTTCCTTATATATAATTATCATCATAGGCTTCATGGTACAACAAAAAAAGAACCGATACAGTCGTGGAATAATTCTGGATTCCTTCCCAATATGCCAGAAAGTCTGGAAAGTCTTGATTTATTATTGCTAAATGTAGCAAAACCAAGGAAAGTTCATTCTGACGGGATTCATTTCCAAGGACTTAGATATATAGACACAAATCTAGCTGCATACGTTGGTGAAACAGTCATTATTCGTTATGATCCGAGAGACATTGCGGAGATTCGAGTGTTTTATCAAGATAAATATTTATGTACGGCTATTTCCCCCGAGATTTCTGATTATACAGTAGACTTAAAGGAGATTGTTTCAGCACGAAATAAAGTACGGAGAAATCTAAAGAAACAACTTGATTCTGGAAAAACGGTTGCGGAAGAAATTGCCCTATCAAAGCAACACGAGCTAGGGAATAAAACAAATGAATCTAATTCTAAAAAGTCGAAACTAAAGAGGTATTTCAATGAATAA
- a CDS encoding MerR family transcriptional regulator, whose protein sequence is MDFKRTYSLVDVSERIGRPRTTLADWARQFKEFLPTVGSGRTMRYTEEAVELFGFISKMKDANEHPDSIREQLRGVVREIIVPMTNDDDGKPYLMQLAGEIDQLKRAVVMLAEQNDGLRRELDEARREAATGTEQLSGRISDVQNSLGDEIRKGQEQTSAQLGEILSRVDTYGKQPRGLLRWFSKGN, encoded by the coding sequence ATGGATTTCAAACGGACATATTCACTTGTAGATGTATCCGAGCGAATCGGAAGGCCGAGAACGACGCTCGCGGATTGGGCGCGTCAGTTCAAAGAGTTTCTGCCGACAGTTGGATCAGGGCGGACAATGCGCTACACGGAGGAAGCGGTCGAGTTATTCGGATTCATATCGAAAATGAAAGACGCGAACGAGCATCCGGATTCTATACGCGAGCAGCTGCGCGGTGTGGTGCGCGAGATCATCGTTCCGATGACAAATGACGACGATGGAAAACCGTACCTCATGCAACTTGCTGGAGAGATCGATCAGCTAAAAAGGGCGGTTGTCATGCTGGCAGAACAGAACGACGGACTAAGACGAGAGCTTGACGAAGCTCGCCGGGAAGCAGCTACCGGGACTGAACAGCTCTCCGGACGGATCTCTGACGTACAGAACAGCCTCGGAGACGAGATCCGAAAGGGTCAGGAGCAGACAAGCGCTCAGCTGGGGGAGATCCTCTCTCGCGTCGATACATACGGAAAGCAGCCGCGCGGATTATTGAGATGGTTCAGCAAAGGTAATTGA
- a CDS encoding AAA family ATPase yields MNKGQKFIETKEFKRFAEFCDACIRYKYIGICYGLPGVGKTLSSRYYSNWDSIEKQIAYKTANNIGLDADEKILEARTIFYTAPAVRATKMTEQINLIGSRMNMVRTMYKVLTKGEEENYTTDAYEDIDLIIVDEIDRLKVQNLEQLRDIYDRNDIAMILIGMPGIEKRLARYPQLYSRIGFAHEFDKLSKDETHHILEYKWEELGLSIKLEDFSDYEAITSIIKITGGNFRLIQRLFTQIERILEINQLETITTEVVEAARDSLVIGIK; encoded by the coding sequence ATGAATAAAGGGCAAAAGTTTATTGAAACAAAAGAATTTAAGAGATTTGCCGAGTTCTGTGATGCATGTATTAGATACAAATATATAGGTATTTGTTATGGATTACCGGGTGTAGGAAAAACATTGTCCTCAAGGTACTATTCGAATTGGGATTCCATCGAAAAACAAATAGCTTATAAAACAGCAAACAATATTGGCCTAGATGCAGATGAAAAGATACTTGAAGCTAGAACAATTTTTTATACAGCTCCGGCAGTACGAGCGACTAAAATGACTGAACAGATCAATCTTATTGGTTCCAGAATGAATATGGTAAGAACTATGTATAAAGTACTTACTAAAGGAGAAGAAGAAAATTACACCACTGACGCTTATGAAGATATCGACTTGATTATTGTTGATGAAATTGATCGCCTAAAAGTGCAAAATTTAGAACAACTTAGGGATATTTACGATCGAAATGACATTGCAATGATATTAATTGGAATGCCTGGCATTGAAAAACGATTAGCACGATACCCTCAACTCTACTCCAGAATTGGATTTGCTCATGAATTTGATAAACTAAGTAAAGATGAAACCCATCATATTCTAGAGTATAAATGGGAAGAGTTAGGACTTTCTATAAAGCTTGAGGACTTTTCCGATTATGAAGCAATAACCAGCATAATAAAGATTACTGGAGGGAACTTCAGGCTCATACAGAGACTGTTCACTCAAATTGAAAGAATACTTGAAATTAACCAGCTCGAGACGATAACAACAGAAGTTGTTGAAGCCGCACGAGATAGCTTAGTAATCGGAATCAAGTAA
- a CDS encoding proline dehydrogenase family protein: MIFTSEEKQFAVALKSIARNLEIKEYIQQSPELYPLFQRSAKRFVTGESKEDGVAIGNQLINKGYRISLEFIGENTVSREKCIQAKNEFLKLIQECGERGLNTRISFDLSHIGLAVDSELAFQNLLEMAKEAHDNGLSLMISAEESNKTEQVLSVYKRAVARYTNIGVTLQAQLYRSLDDLRELLNYSSAIRLVKGAFQEPSDICIPRSEKLDERYIELVDLCVEAEHTVSIASHDEAIYKQVIEHGYLKNPYVEAEMLYGIRPDLCKQLKVDGLPVRVYLTYGSEWYLYLTHRIAEYPPNIYVAITDMIQGSEDTSVLY, encoded by the coding sequence ATGATCTTTACATCAGAAGAAAAACAATTCGCAGTCGCATTGAAATCCATTGCACGAAATTTAGAGATAAAAGAATACATTCAGCAATCTCCTGAACTTTATCCGTTGTTTCAAAGGTCAGCTAAGCGATTTGTAACAGGTGAATCAAAAGAAGACGGTGTAGCCATCGGTAATCAGCTTATAAATAAGGGGTATCGTATTTCTCTTGAATTTATCGGAGAAAACACGGTCAGCAGGGAAAAGTGTATTCAAGCAAAAAATGAATTTTTGAAACTAATACAAGAATGCGGGGAACGGGGGCTAAATACTCGTATCTCTTTTGATCTATCTCATATTGGTTTAGCAGTCGATTCTGAATTAGCTTTTCAAAACTTATTAGAGATGGCAAAAGAGGCACACGATAATGGCTTATCGCTCATGATTAGTGCCGAGGAATCAAATAAAACAGAGCAAGTCTTGTCAGTTTACAAAAGAGCCGTTGCTCGATATACAAACATAGGGGTTACTCTTCAGGCTCAATTGTATCGGTCGCTTGATGATCTTAGGGAATTACTTAACTACTCCAGTGCGATTCGTCTTGTAAAGGGAGCCTTTCAAGAACCGTCAGATATTTGTATCCCTCGTTCCGAAAAGTTGGATGAACGGTATATTGAATTAGTGGATTTATGCGTGGAGGCGGAACATACGGTTTCAATTGCTTCGCATGATGAAGCAATATATAAGCAAGTTATCGAACATGGTTATTTAAAAAATCCATATGTAGAAGCAGAGATGTTGTATGGCATTCGCCCGGATCTTTGCAAACAACTTAAAGTTGACGGACTCCCTGTTCGTGTTTATTTGACATATGGTAGTGAGTGGTATTTATATCTCACTCATAGGATTGCTGAATATCCACCAAATATTTATGTTGCTATTACAGACATGATTCAGGGGTCCGAAGACACCTCGGTACTTTATTAA